A stretch of Aedes aegypti strain LVP_AGWG chromosome 2, AaegL5.0 Primary Assembly, whole genome shotgun sequence DNA encodes these proteins:
- the LOC5573668 gene encoding regulator of G-protein signaling 7 has translation MRDEFRQPTEAGDDNTQPVTGRTQLWIGTIDGTMVTMTTEIDKDKAVSIIVPKKMASNEKDKDKEREKDKDKDKDKNAINSTPGVSGTSAGSSGVAPSGGNRGSQSHSTQVVMNQDAPNILVYKKMEGIVERMQSEEGGVSVRTIKAFMSKVPSVFTGSDLIAWIMKNLKIDDVAEALHIAHLLASHGYLFPIDDHQLTVKNDGTFYRFQTPYFWPSNCWEPENTDYAVYLCKRTMQNKTRLELADYEAENLAKLQKMFSRKWEFIFMQAEAQSKVDKKRDKLERKVLDSQERAFWDVHRPMPGCVNTTEVDIKKAYRRGASTHGSGSSGAAVNSNPIEQLTRQIKLLKLKLERRTIKISKVAESYISYFEQYNEYDYFLTTPDQPNPWITDNIEMWDTDRTAKDVSLKRVKRWGFSLRELLIDPVGREQFSKFLDKEFSGENLKFWESVQSMKAQPQSKVKEAAHAIYLEFLAPDAPCPVNVDSKSMELAREAVSSSAPPNRWCFDVAAAHVYHLMKSDSYSRYLRSDMYKEYLNGSKKKNKSIPNLFGVKR, from the exons atgcGGGATGAATTCCGGCAGCCAACAGAGGCTGGTGACGATAAT ACACAACCCGTGACGGGCAGAACTCAGTTGTGGATCGGTACCATCGATGGGACGATGGTAACAATGACTACGGAGATCGACAAGGACAAGGCAGTATCAATAATCGTTCCGAAGAAAATGGCATCCAACGAGAAGGACAAGGACAAAGAACGAGAAAAGGACAAAGATAAGGACAAggacaaaaatgcaataaacagCACTCCTGGTGTTAGCGGAACCAGTGCGGGTAGCTCTGGAGTTGCCCCTTCCGGTGGAAATCGTGGTAGCCAGTCGCATAGCACGCAAGTCGTTATGAATCAGGATGCGCCGAATATTTTAGTTTACAAGAAG ATGGAAGGCATAGTGGAGCGTATGCAAAGTGAGGAAGGTGGTGTCTCGGTGCGTACAATCAAAGCATTCATGAGCAAAGTACCGTCCGTATTCACCGGCTCTGATTTGATTGCGTGGATTATGAAGAATCTTAAAATTGACGATGTAGCGGAAGCGTTGCACATTGCACATCTACTTGCGTCCCACGGGTACCTGTTTCCAATCGATGATCACCAGCTGACGGTGAAGAACGATGGGACATTCTATCGTTTTCAGACACCTTACTTTTGGCCATCGAACTGTTGGGAACCGGAGAACACCGACTACGCTGTCTATCTGTGCAAACGAACCATGCAGAACAAGACCCGCTTGGAACTAGCGGACTACGAAGCGGAAAACTTGGCCAAACTACAAAAGATGTTTTCGCGCAAATGggagtttattttcatgcaagcGGAAGCCCAAAGCAAGGTGGACAAGAAGCGTGATAAGCTGGAACGAAAAGTGCTCGATTCCCAGGAGCGCGCATTTTGGGATGTACACCGTCCGATGCCCGGTTGTGTCAACACCACCGAGGTAGATATTAAGAAAGCGTACCGCCGTGGTGCCTCCACGCACGGCTCAGGCTCATCCGGCGCGGCCGTCAATAGCAATCCAATCGAGCAACTCACTAGACAAATTAAGCTCTTGAAACTCAAGTTAGAACGTAGAACCATTAAGATCTCCAAAGTAGCCGAATC TTATATATCATATTTCGAACAATATAACGAATACGATTACTTTCTCACAACACCTGATCAGCCAAATCCTTGGATAACGGACAATATTGAAATGTGGGACACAGATCGAACTGC CAAAGACGTATCTCTTAAACGTGTGAAACGATGGGGCTTTAGCTTACGAGAGCTATTGATTGATCCCGTAGGACGAGAACAATTTTCCAAGTTTTTGGATAAAGAGTTCAGCGGAGAGAATTTGAA GTTTTGGGAATCGGTCCAGAGCATGAAAGCTCAACCCCAATCGAAGGTGAAGGAAGCTGCCCATGCAATCTATTTGGAGTTCCTTGCTCCCGATGCGCCCTGCCCAGTGAACGTCGATTCCAAATCGATGGAATTGGCCAGGGAAGCGGTGAGCAGCTCGGCACCTCCGAATCGATGGTGTTTCGATGTGGCTGCTGCCCACGTGTACCATTTGATGAAGAGCGACTCATATTCGCGGTATCTTCGGTCCGACATGTACAAAGAGTATCTCAATGGGtccaaaaagaagaacaagtCCATACCAAATTTGTTCGGTGTAAAGCGTTAA